The Ananas comosus cultivar F153 unplaced genomic scaffold, ASM154086v1, whole genome shotgun sequence genomic interval CTCTCTTGTACCCGCTTTTCGACCATCACGCCCTTTGTATGGATGTTCTGCTAAACTTTCAGCAGATTTCAATATATGGTCTTCCAGATCATAGGCTGCAACCGTGTTAAATTGAGCAATATAGTCAATGATTGCTTCTAAATCTTCAGCTGCAGTAGGTAGCCATTTAACGATTAGCATTGGCTTCTCTTTCCTCACGACGTTTTTTTAAGCGTGCTACAACTTGGTCATGTGGAATGGCTGGGCGTGGATCTGCAAGGGATTTCTCAACTTTGGCAATAAACCACGCATTGTATTCCGCCTCATGATCAGAGCTATCAAACTCGGACACGATAGGGTCAAACCTTGTATTCATGTTGGTACTCCTTTAAACCTGTTTAAGTTTACCGTTTAAATCTTCTTGGCGGTACAAAAATCATGAACATTATTTAATCAAAAACCACCCCAAATTCTTCTAACTTGTTTTGCCAAAAGTCCGCCACACTATCGCCACCGCTCACAATTTCTTCTTGAATACGTTTTAAGGTGCTAAATATGCCTTCCTCCCCCTGCTTAAAACAGTCATGTAGTCCATTCGTTCTGATGGCAGTTGTGATGCGACTTGCTCGGTGTTGCAAGGGATTCGCAGGCGGTACAGTATCTTTGACAATCGCCTTAGTGTTTACCGCAGTCTTAGTCTCTGCATCGGTTTTACCAGTGAACATATCAACTGTTTTCGGATCTCGTGGACATATATCATTTTTAGCCACTATTTCTTTTggcttttgcttttgtttaaatttgaatgaaaatCCTACAATGATCCGCccttttttatattgttcataAGCTGCTATAATGTCGGTGTAGTCATTGATTTGCTTGATTGCAGGATCTAATACACGAGTTTTAAAATTAGCTATTCTTTCATATTCTCCATCTTCAACCCCTAATTTATTCCTCAATTCTTCTAACTCAATTTGAGGTACTTTCCCAACCTCTCGCCATGCTATTAGGATTTCGTATAGGCGAACAGCGTATTTACTATTGAGTTGAGATATTTGCTCAAGCTGATAACTTGTAAAATGCTGTTCAAGTCGTGTGATGAGGGGAACGACATCGGGAGCAAATGTTATTTCCAAAATTGCCAGTTCCTCGACATAGGCAACTCGGCTAACCCACCGTGACCGAACTTTTTTTAACTTGTCTGTATCCTTGTGAAATTGGCTATAACTAAACTGTCGGTTAAACAGATTGTCTACGGCATCTTTTAAGGCTTTATATGCAGCATCATTGGATACATCAAAATGCTTGGCATATTCACTGGCATGTATCTCTAGCCTACTTTCGGCTGTAATCCCTTTACCTGTTTCTCTTGCATTCAAGATAGCGAGTAGGATTAGGCGTTGTTCTGTTAATTCTAAACTGTAACTAGCGTTGATTAACGCATTATCTTTGACCACCAACATTGGGGGACTCCTAGTTTTTTTGGGGTTATTCATGGCGGTACTCTCTACACAGTTGTATATCTTCATAGTAGTACAATGAAGATAAATctacaaatatttttatgaagATTTATCAAGAGAATTTGTAGTCATATACAAGAGAATTTGTAGTCATATACAAGAGAATTTGTAGTCATATACAAGAGAATTTGTAGTCATATGAAGCCTGAAAGCCTTGAATAGCAAGGCTTTCAGCGTGTCTAAAAGCTTTTAAAAGCTCTTAAAAGCATTAAAAGCCCAAAAGCACTACAAAAACTGCCCTATGGCACTCGCTTCGCTCGTGTCGtttcaaaagcaaaagcaagaGCAAAAGCGACTATGGATCTCGCTATCGCTCGATGCCTTTTCAAAAGCAAAAGCCAACGAAAGCCAATAGCAGTAAGGGTTTTAGACTGTTAATAGGGAGGGATGCTTCAAAATCAGCGCACAAAAATAGGCACTTTCTAGGGGCGAAAACCGTAAAAAGCGGTTTTTCAGAGGGTCAAGGGGCGAATTTTGTAAGTTCACTCGTAGACACTCGTTCTGTAAATTGCTGTTattgtttagaaaaattaataaatcatGGCTCAAAATCATTTTTAGGGCGTGGTTTAGGTATTGGTTCATCCCTATTAACAGGCTTTTGAGTTTGGGCGTTGCGGTCACGTTCGGCTCGGTAGGCTTCGAGTCGGGCTTCTGACTCACGCTCTCGTTGGCGTTGGGCTTCCAATTCAGCCTTTTCTTTGGCTGCTTCATCTCGCATGAAGCGGTCATATTCGGCTTGCCAGTCCTTTGCTGCCTGCTCTTTCTCTTTCCAGTGGCTGCGGTGGTATTTGATGAACTCGGCAAGTTCTTCATCACTTGCCTGTTGCCCTTTGGTAAAGGATCGGCTGATAGCATCCCTTTCGATGCTGTCCACTGTACTCGGTGAATACCGCAAAAATTCTTGCAACCTTTCCCACTTCTGTTGCTGTGCCTGCTTTTGCTCATGTTCTGCAATAGCTGTGGCTGTGGCTCGGATTGTCTCTATTTCATAGAATGGTGGTTGTTCTACGTTCTCCATCTGCTGCCCTGTGATTTTCTGCCACCAAGTTTTCTGCGGCTGTTCCACTGGGGCAGGGGGCTGCGGTTGCTTACCATGTTTGGCAAGCAGGGCATAGTCATTGATGTACTGGTGTACCAAAGCCTTGTTTGGTTCGTTGGGGTTAAAGATGTTGTGAAAGTCGGATGCTCTCTTTTGTGCATCCGCAATAGATTGCTTCAGTAGCTGCTCTCTTTTGCGTTCTGCTGCGATTTTTTGTTGCTGTGCATGTTCTGCATCGGCTCTGGATTTTGATAGC includes:
- the LOC109705362 gene encoding uncharacterized protein LOC109705362 — protein: MLVVKDNALINASYSLELTEQRLILLAILNARETGKGITAESRLEIHASEYAKHFDVSNDAAYKALKDAVDNLFNRQFSYSQFHKDTDKLKKVRSRWVSRVAYVEELAILEITFAPDVVPLITRLEQHFTSYQLEQISQLNSKYAVRLYEILIAWREVGKVPQIELEELRNKLGVEDGEYERIANFKTRVLDPAIKQINDYTDIIAAYEQYKKGRIIVGFSFKFKQKQKPKEIVAKNDICPRDPKTVDMFTGKTDAETKTAVNTKAIVKDTVPPANPLQHRASRITTAIRTNGLHDCFKQGEEGIFSTLKRIQEEIVSGGDSVADFWQNKLEEFGVVFD